In Manis pentadactyla isolate mManPen7 chromosome 3, mManPen7.hap1, whole genome shotgun sequence, a single window of DNA contains:
- the TLN1 gene encoding talin-1 isoform X1 produces MVALSLKISIGNVVKTMQFEPSTMVYDACRIIRERIPEALAGPPSDFGLFLSDDDPKKGIWLEAGKALDYYMLRNGDTMEYRKKQRPLKIRMLDGTVKTIMVDDSKTVTDMLMTICARIGITNHDEYSLVRELMEEKKEEVTGTLRKDKTLLRDEKKMEKLKQKLHTDDELNWLDHGRTLREQGVEEQETLLLRRKFFYSDQNVDSRDPVQLNLLYVQARDDILNGSHPVSFDKACEFAGFQCQIQFGPHNEQKHKAGFLDLKDFLPKEYVKQKGERKIFQAHKNCGQMSEIEAKVRYVKLARSLKTYGVSFFLVKEKMKGKNKLVPRLLGITKECVMRVDEKTKEVIQEWNLTNIKRWAASPKSFTLDFGDYQDGYYSVQTTEGEQIAQLIAGYIDIILKKKKSKDHFGLEGDEESTMLEDSVSPKKSTVLQQQYNRMGKVEHGSVALPAIMRSGASGPENFQVGSMPPAQQQITSGQMHRGHMPPLTSAQQALTGTINSSMQAVQAAQATLDDFDTLPPLGQDAASKAWRKNKMDESKHEIHSQVDAITAGTASVVNLTAGDPAETDYTAVGCAVTTISSNLTEMSRGVKLLAALLEDEGSSGRPLLQAAKGLAGAVSELLRSAQPASAEPRQNLLQAAGNVGQASGELLQQIGESDTDPHFQICAPRGAGVRSRPDNPTDMLMQLAKAVASAAAALVLKAKSVAQRTEDSGLQTQVIAAATQCALSTSQLVACTKVVAPTISSPVCQEQLVEAGRLVAKAVEGCVSASQAATEDGQLLRGVGAAATAVTQALNELLQHVRAHATGAGPAGRYDQATDTILTVTENIFSSMGDAGEMVRQARILAQATSDLVNAIKADAEGESDLENSRKLLSAAKILADATAKMVEAAKGAAAHPDSEEQQQRLREAAEGLRMATNAAAQNAIKKKLVQRLEHAAKQAAASATQTIAAAQHAASAPKASAGPQPLLVQSCKAVAEQIPLLVQGVRGSQAQPDSPSAQLALIAASQSFLQPGGKMVAAAKASVPTIQDQASAMQLSQCAKNLGTALAELRTAAQKAQEACGPLEMDSALSVVQNLERDLQEVKAAAREGKLKPLPGETMEKCAQDLGNSTKAVSSAIAQLLGEVAQGNENYAGIAARDVAGGLRSLAQAARGVAALTSDPAVQAIVLDTASDVLDKASSLIEEAKKAAGHPGDPESQQRLAQVAKAVTQTLNRCVSCLPGQRDVDNALRAVGDASKRLLSDSLPPSTGTFQEAQSRLNEAAAGLNQAATELVQASRGTPQDLARASGRFGQDFSTFLEAGVEMAGQAPSQEDRAQVVSNLKGISMSSSKLLLAAKALSTDPAAPNLKSQLAAAARAVTDSINQLITMCTQQAPGQKECDNALRELETVRELLENPVQPINDMSYFGCLDSVMENSKVLGEAMTGISQNAKNGNLLEFGEAIATASKALCGFTEAAAQAAYLVGVSDPNSQAGQQGLVEPTQFARANQAIQMACQSLGEPGCTQAQVLSAATIVAKHTSALCNSCRLASARTANPTAKRQFVQSAKEVANSTANLVKTIKALDGAFTEENRAQCRAATAPLLEAVDNLSAFASNPEFSSVPAQISPEGRATMEPIVISAKTMLESAGGLIQTARALAVNPRDPPRWSVLAGHSRTVSDSIKKLITSMRDKAPGQLECEAAIAALNSCLRDLDQASLAAVSQQLAPREGISQEALHTQMLTAVQEISHLIEPLASAARAEASQLGHKVSQMAQYFEPLTLAAVGAASKTLSHPQQMALLDQTKTLAESALQLLYTAKEAGGNPKQAAHTQEALEEAMQMMTEAVEDLTTTLNEAASAAGVVGGMVDSITQAINQLDEGPMGEPEGSFVDYQTTMVRTAKAIAVTVQEMVTKSNTSPEELGPLANQLTSEYGRLALQAKPAAVAAENEEIGAHIKHRVQELGHGCAALVTKAGALQCSPSDAYTKKELLECARRVSEKVSHVLAALQAGNRGTQACITAASAVSGIIADLDTTIMFATAGTLNREGADTFADHREGILKTAKVLVEDTKVLVQNAAGSQEKLAHAAQSSVATITRLADVVKLGAASLGAEDPETQVVLINAVKDVAKALGDLISATKAAAGKVGDDPAVWQLKNSAKVMVTNVTSLLKTVKAVEDEATKGTRALEATTEHIRQELAVFCSPEPPAKTSTPEDFIRMTKGITMATAKAVAAGNSCRQEDVIATANLSRRAIADMLRACKEAAYHPEVAPDVRLRALHYGRECANGYLELLDHVLLTLQKPSPELKQQLTGHSKRVAGSVTELIQAAEAMKGTEWVDPEDPTVIAENELLGAAAAIEAAAKKLEQLKPRAKPKEADESLNFEEQILEAAKSIAAATSALVKAASAAQRELVAQGKVGAIPANALDDGQWSQGLISAARMVAAATNNLCEAANAAVQGHASQEKLISSAKQVAASTAQLLVACKVKADQDSEAMKRLQAAGNAVKRASDNLVKAAQKAAAFEDQENETVVVKEKMVGGIAQIIAAQEEMLRKERELEEARKKLAQIRQQQYKFLPSELRDEP; encoded by the exons ATGGTTGCACTTTCGCTGAAGATCAGCATTGGGAATGTGGTAAAGACGATGCAGTTCGAGCCGTCTACCATGGTGTATGACGCCTGTCGCATCATCCGTGAGCGTATTCCAGAGGCCCTGGCTGGCCCTC CCAGCGACTTTGGGCTGTTTCTGTCAGATGATGACCCCAAAAAGGGTATAtggctggaggctgggaaagCTCTGGATTACTACATGCTCCGAAATGGG GACACCATGGagtacaggaagaaacagagaccccTGAAGATCCGCATGCTGGATGGAACTGTGAAGACTATCATGGTGGATGACTCTAAGACCGTCACCGACATGCTTATGACCATCTGTGCGCGCATAG GCATCACCAACCACGACGAATACTCACTGGTCCGAGAGCTgatggaagagaagaaggaggaggTGACAGGGACCTTACGAAAGGACAAGACGTTGCTGCGTGATGAAAAGAAGATGGAGAAACTAAAGCAGAAACTGCACACAGATGATGAGT TGAACTGGCTGGACCATGGCCGCACACTGAGGGAACAGGGAGTGGAGGAGCAAGAGACCCTTCTGCTGCGGAGGAAGTTCTTCTACTCAGACCAGAACGTGGACTCCCGGGACCCCGTCCAGCTGAACCTTCTTTATGTGCAG GCACGAGATGACATCCTGAATGGCTCCCATCCCGTCTCCTTTGACAAGGCCTGTGAGTTTGCTGGCTTCCAATGCCAGATCCAGTTTGGGCCCCACAATGAGCAGAAGCACAAGGCCGGCTTCCTTGA CCTGAAGGACTTCCTGCCCAAGGAGTATGTGAAGCAGAAGGGAGAGCGTAAGATCTTCCAG GCACACAAGAATTGCGGGCAGATGAGTGAGATTGAGGCCAAGGTACGCTACGTGAAGCTAGCCCGTTCCCTCAAGACATATGGCGTCTCCTTCTTCCTGGTTAAG GAAAAGATGAAAGGGAAGAACAAGCTGGTGCCCAGGCTTCTGGGCATCACTAAGGAGTGTGTGATGAGAGTGGATGAGAAGACCAAAGAGGTGATCCAGGAGTGGAACCTCACCAACATCAAACGCTGGGCTGCCTCTCCCAAGAGCTTCACCCTG GATTTCGGGGACTACCAAGATGGCTACTACTCGGTACAGACGACTGAGGGGGAGCAGATTGCACAGCTCATTGCTGGCTACATTGACATCATCCTTAAGAAG AAAAAAAGCAAGGATCACTTTGGGCTGGAGGGAGATGAGGAGTCTACCATGCTGGAGGACTCAGTGTCCCCCAAAAA GTCAACAGTCCTTCAGCAGCAGTATAACCGAATGGGCAAAGTGGAGCATGGTTCCGTCGCCCTGCCTGCCATCATGCGCTCTGGAGCCTCTGGTCCTGAGAATTTCCAGGTGGGCAGCATGCCACCTGCCCAGCAGCAGATTACCAGTGGCCAGATGCACCGAGGACACATGCCTCCTTTG ACTTCGGCCCAGCAGGCACTCACTGGAACCATCAACTCCAGCATGCAGGCCGTGCAGGCGGCCCAGGCCACACTGGATGACTTCGACACTCTGCCCCCTCTGGGCCAGGATGCT gCCTCTAAGGCCTGGCGTAAGAACAAGATGGATGAATCAAAGCATGAGATCCACTCCCAGGTAGATGCCATCACAGCCGGTACTGCATCTGTGGTGAACCTGACAGCAG GGGACCCTGCAGAGACAGACTATACTGCAGTGGGCTGTGCGGtcaccaccatctcctccaaCCTGACGGAGATGTCCCGTGGCGTGAAGCTGCTGGCGGCCCTGCTGGAGGACGAAGGCAGCAGTGGCCGGCCTCTGCTGCAGGCGGCCAAGGGCCTTGCAGGCGCAGTGTCAGAACTGCTACGCAGTGCCCAGCCGGCCAGTGCTGAG CCCCGTCAGAACCTGCTACAAGCAGCTGGGAACGTGGGCCAGGCCAGTGGGGAGCTATTGCAGCAAATCGGGGAAAGTGATACTGACCCCCATTTCCAG ATATGTGCACCCCGAGGGGCTGGGGTTCGATCTCGCCCCGATAACCCCACG GACATGCTAATGCAGCTCGCCAAGGCAGTGGCCAGCGCTGCAGCCGCCTTGGTCCTTAAGGCCAAGAGTGTGGCCCAACGAACAGAGGACTCGGGGCTTCAGACCCAGGTTATTGCTGCAGCAACACAGTGTGCCCTGTCCACCTCCCAGCTGGTGGCCTGTACCAAG GTGGTGGCCCCTACAATCAGCTCACCTGTCTGCCAGGAGCAGCTGGTGGAGGCCGGACGACTGGTGGCCAAAGCCGTGGAGGGTTGTGTGTCTGCCTCCCAGGCAGCCACAGAGGATGGGCAGCTGTTGCGGGGAGTAGGAGCAGCAGCCACCGCTGTCACCCAGGCCCTGAACGAGCTGCTGCAGCACGTGAGGGCCCATGCCACAGGGGCTGGGCCTGCTGGCCGTTATGACCAGGCCACTGACACCATCCTCACTGTCACCGAGAACATCTTCAGCTCTATGGGTGATGCTG GTGAGATGGTGCGACAGGCTCGCATCCTAGCCCAAGCCACCTCTGACCTGGTCAATGCCATCAAGGCTGATGCTGAGGGGGAGAGTGATCTGGAGAATTCACGCAAGCTGTTAAGTGCCGCCAAGATCCTGGCTGATGCCACAGCCAAGATGGTGGAGGCTGCCAAG GGAGCAGCAGCCCACCCTGACAGTGAGGAGCAGCAGCAGCGGCTGCGGGAGGCCGCGGAGGGTCTGCGCATGGCGACCAATGCGGCTGCACAGAATGCCATCAAGAAAAAGCTGGTGCAGCGCCTGGAG CATGCAGCCAAGCAGGCTGCAGCCTCTGCTACGCAGACCATCGCTGCAGCCCAACATGCAGCCTCCGCCCCCAAGGCCTCAgctggcccccagcccctgctggtGCAGAGCTGTAAG GCTGTGGCAGAACAGATTCCACTGCTGGTGCAGGGTGTCCGAGGGAGCCAAGCGCAGCCTGACAGTCCCAGTGCTCAGCTAGCCCTCATTGCTGCGAGCCAGAGCTTCCTACAG CCAGGTGGGAAGATGGTGGCAGCTGCGAAGGCCTCAGTGCCAACAATTCAGGACCAGGCTTCAGCCATGCAACTCAGTCAATGTGCTAAAAACCTGGGCACCGCATTGGCCGAACTCCGTACTGCTGCCCAGAAG GCTCAGGAAGCTTGTGGGCCTTTGGAGATGGATTCTGCACTGAGTGTGGTACAGAATCTAGAGAGAGACCTGCAGGAAGTGAAGGCAGCAGCTCGAGAGGGCAAGCTTAAACCCTTACCTGGGGAGACA ATGGAGAAATGCGCCCAGGACCTGGGCAACAGCACCAAAGCAGTGAGCTCCGCCATTGCCCAGCTGCTGGGAGAGGTGGCCCAGGGCAATGAGAATTATGCAG GTATTGCAGCCCGGGATGTGGCAGGTGGGCTGCGGTCACTAGCCCAGGCTGCCAGGGGTGTGGCTGCCCTGACATCAGATCCTGCGGTGCAGGCCATTGTGCTCGACACGGCCAGTGATGTTCTGGACAAGGCCAGCAGCCTCATCGAGGAGGCGAAAAAGGCAGCTGGCCATCCAGGGGACCCTGAGAGCCAGCAGCGGCTTGCCCAG GTGGCTAAAGCAGTGACCCAGACACTGAACCGCTGTGTCAGCTGCCTGCCTGGCCAGCGAGATGTGGATAATGCCCTGCGAGCAGTGGGAGATGCCAGCAAACGGCTTCTGAGTGACTCG CTTCCCCCCAGCACTGGGACATTTCAAGAAGCTCAGAGCCGGTTGAATGAAGCTGCTGCTGGACTGAATCAGGCCGCCACAGAACTGGTGCAGGCCTCTCGGGGAACCCCTCAAGACCTGGCTCGAGCCTCGGGTCGATTCGGACAGGACTTCAGCACCTTTCTGGAAGCTGGCGTGGAGATGGCAGGACAGGCTCCG AGCCAGGAGGACCGGGCCCAGGTTGTATCCAACTTGAAGGGCATCTCTATGTCTTCAAGCAAACTCCTTCTGGCAGCCAAGGCCCTGTCCACAGACCCTGCTGCCCCCAACCTCAAGAGTCAGCTGGCTGCAGCTGCCCG GGCAGTGACCGACAGCATCAACCAGCTCATCACCATGTGCACCCAGCAGGCACCAGGCCAGAAGGAGTGTGACAATGCCCTGCGGGAACTAGAG ACAGTCCGGGAACTCCTAGAGAACCCAGTCCAGCCCATCAATGACATGTCCTACTTTGGCTGCCTGGACAGTGTGATGGAGAACTCAAAG gtgCTGGGGGAGGCCATGACTGGCATCTCCCAAAATGCCAAGAACGGAAACCTGCTGGAGTTTGGGGAGGCTATCGCCACAGCCTCTAAGGCCCTCTGTGGCTTCACCGAGGCAGCTGCGCAG GCTGCATATCTGGTGGGCGTCTCTGATCCCAACAGCCAAGCTGGACAGCAAGGGCTGGTGGAGCCCACACAGTTTGCCCGTGCAAATCAGGCAATTCAGATGGCCTGTCAGAGCTTGGGGGAACCTGGCTGTACCCAGGCCCAG GTGCTCTCTGCAGCCACCATTGTGGCCAAACACACCTCTGCCCTGTGTAACAGCTGCCGCCTGGCTTCTGCTCGGACCGCCAATCCTACTGCCAAACGCCAGTTTGTACAGTCAGCCAAGGAAGTGGCCAACAGCACAGCCAACCTTGTCAAGACCATAAAG GCGCTAGATGGGGCCTTCACGGAGGAGAACCGTGCCCAGTGCCGAGCCGCAACGGCCCCTCTGCTAGAGGCTGTGGACAATCTAAGTGCCTTTGCATCCAACCCTGAGTTCTCCAGTGTTCCTGCCCAGATAAGCCCTGAG GGCCGGGCTACCATGGAGCCCATTGTCATCTCTGCCAAGACAATGTTGGAGAGCGCTGGAGGACTAATCCAGACCGCACGGGCCCTGGCTGTCAATCCCCGGGACCCCCCACGCTGGTCAGTGCTGGCTGGCCACTCACGGACTGTCTCGGATTCCATCAAGAAGCTTATTACAAGCATGAG GGATAAGGCTCCTGGGCAGCTGGAGTGTGAGGCAGCCATTGCAGCTCTGAACAGCTGTCTGCGGGACCTAGACCAGGCCTCCCTTGCTGCAGTCAGCCAGCAACTTGCTCCCCGTGAGGGAATCTCTCAAGAG GCTTTGCATACTCAGATGCTCACCGCAGTGCAAGAGATCTCTCATCTCATTGAGCCACTGGCCAGTGCTGCCCGAGCTGAAGCCTCCCAACTGGGACATAAG GTATCCCAGATGGCCCAGTACTTTGAGCCACTCACCCTGGCTGCAGTGGGTGCTGCCTCTAAGACCCTGAGCCACCCTCAGCAGATGGCGCTCCTGGACCAGACGAAAACCTTGGCAGAGTCAGCCCTGCAATTGCTATACACAGCCAAGGAGGCTGGTGGTAACCCCAAG CAAGCAGCTCACACCCAGGAAGCCCTGGAGGAGGCCATGCAAATGATGACAGAGGCTGTAGAGGACCTAACAACAACCCTCAATGAGGCAGCCAGTGCTGCTGGGGTCGTTGGTGGCATGGTGGACTCCATCACCCAGGCCATCAACCAG TTAGATGAAGGGCCAATGGGTGAGCCAGAAGGTTCTTTTGTGGATTACCAGACAACTATGGTGCGGACAGCCAAGGCCATTGCTGTCACTGTTCAGGAGATG GTAACCAAGTCAAACACCAGCCCTGAGGAGCTGGGCCCTCTCGCTAACCAGCTGACCAGTGAGTATGGCCGTCTGGCCTTGCAGGCCAAGCCTGCAGCTGTGGCTGCTGAGAATGAAGAG ATAGGTGCCCACATCAAGCACCGGGTACAGGAGCTGGGCCATGGCTGTGCTGCTCTGGTCACCAAAGCAGGTGCCCTGCAGTGCAGCCCCAGCGATGCCTACACCAAGAAGGAGCTCCTTGAGTGTGCCCGGAGAGTATCTGAGAAG GTCTCCCACGTGCTGGCTGCACTGCAGGCAGGGAATCGTGGCACGCAGGCCTGCATCACAGCAGCCAGTGCCGTGTCTGGCATCATTGCTGACCTTGACACCACCATCATGTTCGCTACTGCCGGCACGCTCAATCGCGAGGGTGCTGACACTTTCGCTGACCACCG GGAGGGCATTCTGAAAACTGCAAAGGTGCTGGTGGAGGACACCAAGGTCCTGGTGCAGAATGCAGCTGGGAGCCAGGAGAAGCTGGCCCATGCTGCCCAGTCCTCTGTGGCAACCATCACCCGCCTCGCTGATGTGGTCAAGCTGGGGGCAGCCAGCCTGGGAGCCGAAGACCCTGAGACCCAG GTGGTGCTGATCAATGCAGTGAAAGATGTGGCCAAGGCCTTGGGAGACCTCATCAGTGCAACAAAGGCTGCAGCTGGCAAAGTTGGGGATGACCCTGCTGTGTGGCAGCTCAAGAACTCTGCCAAG GTGATGGTGACCAATGTGACATCATTACTCAAGACTGTGAAAGCTGTGGAAGACGAGGCCACCAAAGGCACACGGGCCCTGGAGGCAACCACAGAACACATACGGCAGGAACTGGCG GTCTTCTGTTCTCCAGAGCCACCTGCCAAGACCTCTACCCCAGAAGATTTCATTCGAATGACCAAGGGCATCACCATGGCAACAGCCAAGGCTGTCGCTGCTGGAAACTCCTGTCGCCAGGAGGACGTCATCGCCACAGCTAATCTGAGTCGCCGTGCTATTGCAGATATGCTTCGGGCTTGCAAG GAAGCAGCCTACCACCCAGAGGTGGCCCCTGATGTGCGGCTCCGAGCGCTGCACTATGGCCGCGAATGTGCCAATGGCTACCTGGAACTGCTGGACCATGTGCTACTG ACCCTTCAGAAGCCAAGTCCAGAATTGAAGCAGCAACTGACGGGACACTCAAAGCGTGTGGCTGGTTCAGTCACTGAGCTCATCCAGGCCGCTGAGGCCATGAAGG GAACAGAATGGGTGGACCCAGAGGACCCCACCGTCATTGCTGAGAATGAGCTCCTGGGAGCTGCAGCTGCCATTGAGGCCGCAGCCAAAAAGCTGGAGCAGCTGAAGCCCCGGGCTAAACCCAAG GAGGCAGACGAGTCCCTCAACTTTGAGGAGCAGATACTGGAAGCTGCCAAGTCCATTGCAGCAGCCACCAGTGCCCTGGTAAAGGCTGCATCTGCTGCCCAGAGGGAACTGGTGGCCCAAGGGAAG GTGGGCGCCATTCCAGCCAATGCACTGGATGATGGGCAGTGGTCCCAGGGCCTTATCTCGGCT GCCCGGATGGTGGCTGCAGCCACCAACAACCTGTGTGAGGCGGCCAACGCAGCCGTACAAGGCCATGCCAGCCAGGAGAAGCTCATCTCATCAGCCAAGCAGGTAGCGGCTTCCACAGCCCAGCTCCTTGTGGCCTGCAAGGTCAAGGCTGACCAGGACTCTGAGGCAATGAAGCGGCTTCAG GCTGCGGGCAATGCAGTGAAGCGAGCCTCAGATAACCTGGTGAAAGCTGCACAGAAGGCTGCCGCCTTTGAAGACCAAGAGAACGAAACGGTGGTGGTAAAGGAGAAGATGGTTGGGGGCATTGCCCAG ATCATCGCCGCACAGGAAGAGATGCTTCGGAAGGAGCGGGAGCTGGAAGAGGCCCGAAAGAAGCTGGCCCAGATCCGGCAGCAGCAGTACAAGTTCCTGCCTTCAGAGCTCCGAGACGAGCCCTAG